One candidate division Zixibacteria bacterium HGW-Zixibacteria-1 DNA segment encodes these proteins:
- a CDS encoding cysteine--tRNA ligase, with product MSLRLTNTMTRKQEEFSPLEDNHVRMYTCGPTVHDYAHIGNFRTYMFEDLLRRYLKYKGYKVTQVMNLTDIDDKTIRKSRELGISLDEYTSKYKKAFFEDIDTLRIERAEHYPEATTHVPEMVAMVGTLMQKGLAYEVEGNFYFSIAKFNGYGKLSHIDLEGLKPGARVASDEYEKESVSDFALWKAWDENDGDVYWETELGKGRPGWHLECSVMSMKYLGETFDIHTGGVDNIFPHHENEIAQSEGATGKPFAILWLHSEHLVVDGRKMAKSLNNFYTLRQVMERGYSAIAVRYALLSTHYRQQLNFTFERIEAAANALERYTDFHNNLADYPGGKSSGEADTYIDKLLSGFESSLDDDLNISAALAEVFDFIRDINRLKAENKLSADERDRALKVLKKIDTVLDFLPRAEEGIDDEIEALIQKRVEAKKRRDFAAADKIRDDLLQQGIILEDTPAGTKWKRKI from the coding sequence ATGTCGCTCCGACTGACAAATACAATGACTCGCAAACAGGAAGAATTCTCACCCCTCGAAGATAATCATGTCCGGATGTACACCTGCGGCCCGACCGTCCACGACTACGCCCATATCGGCAACTTCAGGACTTACATGTTCGAAGATCTCCTGCGCCGATATCTCAAGTACAAAGGATACAAAGTCACTCAGGTGATGAACCTGACCGATATCGATGATAAAACCATAAGGAAATCGCGCGAACTGGGTATTTCCCTTGATGAATACACGTCCAAATACAAAAAGGCCTTCTTCGAAGATATCGATACCCTTCGCATCGAACGCGCCGAGCATTATCCCGAAGCCACCACTCATGTTCCCGAGATGGTTGCGATGGTCGGGACCCTGATGCAAAAGGGCCTCGCCTACGAAGTTGAGGGTAATTTCTATTTTTCCATCGCTAAATTCAACGGCTACGGAAAATTATCTCATATTGACCTTGAAGGATTGAAACCCGGCGCGCGGGTCGCCTCGGACGAATATGAAAAAGAATCGGTTTCCGATTTCGCCCTCTGGAAAGCCTGGGATGAAAACGATGGCGATGTCTATTGGGAGACCGAATTGGGAAAGGGCCGTCCCGGATGGCATCTGGAATGCTCCGTCATGTCGATGAAATACCTCGGCGAAACCTTCGATATACATACCGGCGGGGTCGATAATATCTTCCCGCACCATGAAAACGAAATCGCCCAATCCGAAGGCGCCACCGGAAAACCGTTCGCAATCCTGTGGCTTCACAGTGAGCACCTGGTTGTTGATGGCCGCAAAATGGCCAAATCGCTGAATAATTTCTATACCCTTCGCCAGGTCATGGAACGCGGCTATTCGGCTATCGCCGTCAGGTATGCGCTGCTGTCCACTCATTACCGCCAGCAGCTTAATTTTACTTTCGAACGCATCGAAGCGGCCGCCAATGCCCTCGAGCGATATACCGACTTCCACAATAATCTGGCCGATTACCCCGGCGGAAAATCCTCCGGTGAAGCCGACACGTACATTGACAAACTGCTGTCCGGTTTCGAATCATCGCTCGATGATGACCTCAATATCTCGGCGGCACTGGCTGAAGTCTTCGATTTCATCCGGGATATCAACCGTCTTAAGGCCGAAAATAAACTCTCGGCCGACGAACGCGATAGGGCGCTCAAGGTCCTGAAAAAGATTGATACCGTTCTCGATTTCCTGCCTCGCGCCGAAGAAGGCATCGACGACGAGATAGAAGCTCTCATCCAGAAGAGGGTAGAGGCCAAAAAACGGCGCGATTTTGCCGCCGCCGATAAAATCAGGGATGATCTCCTGCAGCAAGGCATCATCCTCGAGGATACTCCGGCCGGAACCAAGTGGAAAAGAAAAATATAG
- a CDS encoding peptidase M28: MDQTEILLQDITNAFGISGHEGAAREVMARYMKGLADISFDKLGSIIGRKKGTSDSPRVVVAGHLDEIGFMVREITSDGFIKFLPLGGWWGHVALAQRVWIMTSKGPVLGVVGSTPPHLLKAKDREKVLDIDEMFIDVGTMEKYDIKKKLGVKVGDPIIPDSKFTVMNHNQMYLGKALDNRVACAMVIDILRHFQKTAHPNTIYGAGTVQEEVGLRGAKTVAHTVDPDVAVILDVTVARDIPPDGSKVSEKLGAGAAILVYDGGMIPNQRLRELFMKTAEENKIPYHLTSLLRGTTDGAAIHVSRSGVPTVFVGIETRYIHSHNSIIYRKDYDNIVKLAVAVIKKLNKKTVDSLTAA, from the coding sequence ATGGATCAGACCGAAATTCTATTGCAGGATATAACCAATGCCTTTGGCATCTCCGGTCATGAAGGAGCCGCCAGAGAAGTGATGGCCCGCTATATGAAGGGCCTGGCCGACATCAGCTTTGACAAGCTGGGTTCCATTATCGGCCGCAAAAAGGGTACCTCCGATTCACCCCGGGTGGTCGTGGCCGGACACCTCGATGAAATCGGTTTTATGGTCAGGGAAATCACCAGCGACGGCTTCATCAAGTTTCTCCCTTTGGGCGGCTGGTGGGGACATGTCGCCCTCGCCCAGCGCGTCTGGATCATGACTTCCAAGGGTCCCGTCCTCGGCGTCGTCGGCTCGACACCGCCCCATCTGCTGAAGGCGAAGGACCGCGAAAAGGTCCTCGACATCGATGAGATGTTCATCGATGTCGGAACCATGGAAAAATATGACATCAAGAAAAAACTGGGCGTCAAAGTTGGTGATCCGATTATCCCCGATTCCAAATTTACCGTCATGAATCATAACCAGATGTATCTCGGCAAGGCCCTGGATAACCGCGTCGCCTGCGCCATGGTCATCGATATTCTTCGCCATTTCCAGAAAACCGCCCATCCCAATACTATCTATGGCGCCGGAACGGTTCAGGAAGAGGTCGGCCTTCGCGGCGCCAAGACTGTCGCCCACACGGTCGATCCTGATGTGGCCGTCATTCTCGACGTTACCGTCGCCCGCGATATTCCTCCCGATGGCAGCAAAGTATCGGAAAAATTGGGGGCAGGGGCCGCCATTCTGGTCTATGACGGCGGCATGATCCCCAATCAGAGACTCCGCGAGTTATTCATGAAAACCGCCGAGGAAAACAAAATTCCCTACCACCTGACATCTTTGTTAAGGGGAACCACCGACGGTGCCGCCATCCATGTCAGTCGTTCCGGCGTCCCGACCGTCTTTGTCGGAATCGAAACCAGATACATCCACTCGCACAACAGCATCATCTATCGTAAAGATTATGACAACATTGTGAAACTGGCCGTGGCCGTTATTAAAAAATTGAATAAAAAGACAGTGGACTCATTGACCGCTGCATGA